Proteins from a genomic interval of Schistocerca serialis cubense isolate TAMUIC-IGC-003099 chromosome 11, iqSchSeri2.2, whole genome shotgun sequence:
- the LOC126426456 gene encoding probable serine/threonine-protein kinase clkA produces the protein MVKTRHQYTMEQQSSNVNMDTQTQSDTEINTDTQTHQNNLLHIHTNAERSNSDPNLRDHVTSNDAAGASSFCNQNFGAILNSILEGISNIKQDNDEKFSQLMTDNAAFRNDIKSDFTTLTQKVDEINTRLSKQVDDLTEKFENLELRQSDNANHIHDLTKTCETINCKLESNTHACDEINLKVNAIETKVQPNSTPTTHFYTHRRKSRFGNEHMYSHEFQHSNTQFTDTHSNRYPSPEIQYNYHSDEEPCTHREEFNDYTERNRRTRNKEEESLFKHQQEPTHNSRSRNQHVYIATLPNTQQNSQHTVNMQNSHHNSQLHTNNNYDYTQGDNPYKKGRNNNFNSRRNSGNNNAHKAKQKHWQRNNNTDYTRNGTLTPHFNQNDNQYYVRQWQTPQPPPQNHVQMPQGNFVQTSNTNQQPLAEYADTKTRQADRLNDRRQLLL, from the exons atggtaaaaactcgacaccagtacacaatggaacaacaatcaagtaatgtaaacatggatacacagacacagtcagacacagaaattaatacagacacgcAAACGCATCAAAATAACCTGCTACACATACATACAAACGCCGAAAGGAGCAACTCCGATCCAAACCTGAGAgaccacgtcacgtctaatgacgcggcgggggcaagctcattttgcaatcaaaattttggcgctatactgaattcaattttggaaggcatatccaatattaagcaagataatgacgaaaaattctcacaattaatgacagacaatgcagccttcaggaatgacataaaatcagacttcaccacactgactcaaaaggtagatgaaattaatacacgtctttccaaacaggtcgacgatcttacggaaaaattcgaaaatttagaattacgacaaagcgacaatgccaatcacatccatgacttgacaaaaacctgtgaaactattaattgcaaactagaatcaaacacgcacgcatgtgacgaaattaatttaaaggtgaatGCAATAGAGACAAAA GTACAACCCAATAgtacacccactacacatttttacacacacagaagaaaatctcgatTCGGGAATGAACACATGTACTCACACGaatttcaacactcaaatacacaattcactgacacgcatagcaacagatacccatcacccgaaatacaatacaattatcattctgatgaagaaccatgtacacacagggaagaattcaatgattacacggaaagaaacagacgaacacgtaacaaagaagaagaaagtctattcaagcacc aacaagaaccaacacacaactcacgcagtaggaatcaacatgtctacattgctacattaccaaacacacagcaaaattcacaacacacagtaaacatgcaaaacagtcaccacaactcacagctgcacacaaacaacaactacgactatacacagggagataacccgtacaaaaaaggaagaaacaacaattttaattcaagaaggaatagtggaaaCAACAACgcacacaaagcaaaacagaaacactggcaaagaaacaacaacacagattacacaagaaatggaacacttaCACCGCACTTTAATCAGAACGACAACCAGTATTatgtgagacagtggcaaacaccgcaaccgccaccacaaaatcatgttcagatgccacaagggaattttgtgcaaacaagcaacacaaaccaacaa cccttagcagagtatgctgatacaaaaacaag acaagctgacagactaaatgaccgGAGACAACTGCTGCTCTGA